In one Lolium rigidum isolate FL_2022 chromosome 3, APGP_CSIRO_Lrig_0.1, whole genome shotgun sequence genomic region, the following are encoded:
- the LOC124698073 gene encoding outer envelope pore protein 16-2, chloroplastic-like, producing MNTSETRKFVDEVRGLEKNWMLDLGHPLLNRVADSFVKAAGIGAIQAVTRDSYFMAIEGESGVTGSVSDATGTRKRTFPDLKGSNNSKSAEAMVKGVSKESFQWGLAAGMHSGLTYGLTEVRGTHDWKNSAVAGAVTGAALALTSDNASHEQVVQCAITGAALSAAANVLSDVL from the exons atgaacacCAGCGAAACACGCAAGTTCGTGGACGAGGTGCGCGGTCTGGAGAAGAACTGGATGCTCGACCTCGGCCACCCCCTCCTCAACCGCGTCGCCGACAGCTTCGTCAAGGCCGCCGGG ATCGGCGCGATCCAGGCCGTCACACGGGACTCCTACTTCATGGCCATCGAGG GTGAGTCTGGGGTCACCGGATCGGTGTCGGATGCAACTGGAACCAGGAAACGGACGTTCCCGGACCTCAAGG GTTCGAACAACAGCAAGTCAGCCGAGGCCATG GTGAAAGGCGTGAGCAAAGAGTCCTTCCAGTGGG GGCTCGCGGCGGGGATGCACTCCGGCCTCACCTACGGCCTCACGGAGGTGCGCGGGACGCACGACTGGAAGAACAGCGCGGTGGCGGGCGCCGTCACCGGCGCGGCTCTCGCGCTGACCTCGGACAACGCGTCGCACGAGCAGGTCGTGCAGTGCGCCATCACCGGCGCCGCGCTGTCCGCCGCCGCCAACGTGCTCTCGGACGTGCTCTGA